A section of the Diabrotica virgifera virgifera chromosome 8, PGI_DIABVI_V3a genome encodes:
- the LOC126890116 gene encoding uncharacterized protein LOC126890116, whose product MIQNFQISLLSSGNTQEFGQYFQKCYLHNMESWAYCYRLHAGINTNMSIERMHQTIKYLYLNGRQVRRLDKTINILIKLIKDTLFERLVTLNKGKISSKLRELRKRHKTSLNIDMDTIVMSEMGWEIPSSSTNDIYLVQKNKPSCDCQLVCNLCQSCLHSYSCTCLDNSIRWNMCKHIHLVCQFMKGHQIQDTNADEEHIINTDEVKIKQATEQAKFVEFVSKSCNINQEKTSKQLEVEKQKLIEIQTQIIQNITNFEQLEAFKSITAPLVPTLRTLAEHSGNELNSVALSHGTQNIPHNKKVVSQKRLFSTKKKTTKSKKKLLSKPDAEETNLIANQLMLQVNNVLFN is encoded by the coding sequence ATGatacaaaattttcaaatttctcTTCTATCTTCTGGTAATACCCAAGAATTTggtcaatattttcaaaaatgttatctGCACAATATGGAATCCTGGGCGTACTGTTATCGCTTGCATGCAGGAATAAATACAAATATGAGCATAGAACGAATGCATCAAACGattaaatatttgtatttaaatgGAAGACAAGTACGAAGGCTGGAtaaaactatcaatatcttgattaaattaattaaagaCACATTGTTTGAACGGCTTGTTACGTTGAATAAAGGTAAAATATCCAGCAAATTACGAGAGTTACGGAAAAGGCACAAAACAAGTCTTAATATAGATATGGACACCATTGTCATGTCTGAAATGGGCTGGGAGATACCATCAAGTTCAACCAATGATATCTATTTAGTTCAGAAAAACAAACCCAGTTGTGACTGCCAATTAGTCTGTAATTTGTGCCAATCCTGTCTACATTCATATTCCTGTACATGCTTGGATAACAGTATAAGATGGAATATGTGCAAACACATACATCTTGTGTGTCAATTTATGAAAGGCCATCAAATTCAAGATACTAATGCAGATGAAGAACATATAATAAATACAGATGAGGTAAAAATTAAACAAGCTACAGAGCAAGCTAAATTTGTGGAATTTGTGAGTAAGTCTTGTAATATCAATCAAGAAAAAACGTCCAAACAACTGGAAGTTGAAAAACAGAAATTGATAGAAATACAAACccaaataattcaaaatataacaaattttgaacAACTTGAGGCATTTAAAAGTATTACAGCACCCTTGGTGCCTACATTAAGGACATTAGCAGAACATTCTGGAAATGAACTTAATAGTGTGGCACTATCTCATGGCACACAAAACATTCCACACAATAAAAAAGTAGTTTCTCAAAAACGTTTATTTTCCACCAAGAAAAAAACTACAAAGTCAAAAAAAAAGCTGTTATCAAAACCTGATGCTGAAGAAACAAATTTGATAGCAAATCAATTAATGCTACAAGTAAATAATGTGCTCTTTAATTAG